The window taataatataacaattaattaaaaacacaaagaacatatccaaacaaaatatcttTCGATAAAACAAGTAGCAAAAGATGAATTGTCGGGCTGACCCGACATTTCAGGTTAATGTTGAATGCAACACAAGTAGACTCTTTTCAACTTAATCTTGTTCTTCATTTTGGAATTATAAGGCATCCCAAATCCATGTGATTTTGTTGATGCCAAactcattattttaaacattcgTTATTGCATtctcactttcaaataaaaatgaataataacaaaaatatttaataattaaacaatttgatgatttttttttaattaattttgtattattttatgagaaatgattaggggagggaatttggtgagggacgtgccataatcttattcgatgaaaaaatcaaataatttctcttttttctttctttcctcccacttttacattttccaaccaatgaaggtgatgccacgtcattccctcaccaaattccctcactctatcactcctcttattttattattatataaaactcaCCGTTAATTTTGACCCATAAAGTTTAAATAAGccttaattaattgtataatatGTTTCTACATTAACGTCAAATAATTACTAtggataaataaaatcaaacatttaaacatttttaaatttttaacaaataaattgaataatcaaaataataataaaaaaaactggaAGGATTATACATATCAAAAGACACTCAACAATCAACATTACGTTTCAAAACTGAAAGTATAGAGgtcatcattatttattttttgtttatgggCTCGGTCGGTCCAGTAATTATATTTGGGCCTCCGTTCATCATATGTTGCGAAACCCTAGTTTCATCTCGCCTCTGCAAACACTATATATATTCTATCTCTCTCATTCCCTCATCAGATACACATGATTTTAGGGTTTTTgaagtaatttagggtttatatGCAAGTCAGCTTCTTGAGTGGATACAGAGAAATGAACTGTCCATTCAATTATCGATGAATTCAACTTGCGATATGAAATCACAATCCCAGTATCACTCGCCTGAATCTGATCTGCTGATTCTTCAGGCCCTTATTCTACTGGAACATCTCTCTCTTATCTATGCAAACGCACTCTGTCCTAAGACTCTTCATGTTTTGAGGCAATTTCTTCGTTTGCTACATTCATTTCTCACCTTTCATTTTActcgcccgattcatctctttCTGATCTCTTCGGGCATATGAGATTTGAGAacatactttatttatttagaactataattttatttctgcgattaaatattttgatttaataatgaaatgaaTCTTGCACTCGGAATCATTCAATCCTTATGAAACCCATTATAATTTCTCTcctttataactatttttttttcaatataaattaataattatcaaaattctttattaaataaacacattaaaatttataatataaataaattaaattacttataataattaataaatatatatatataaataaaatattaaatataaaaacttttactaattatttctttttttttatttataaatatataataaattaatttatttatttatatatttttaatagagTAATAATAgatagagaataaataaaatttataaagtatattaaattataagtatataaaaattaattgttattatgcGGTCTTAATTGTATCTTGATcctattttaacatttattttctttttaatttctaaaatcatataattaaattcaaatttacatatagactagttttttttgttattatattaaaataaatattgatttttatatatgaaaaacGATATGGATAATGAATTTGGGTAAtgataagttaaaaaaatgctattatataattttaaaattgactaaattaaattttttaatatatttcagtAATTAATTAAggtcttttaatattttgtatagattaatataaaatattaaaaataatatctaattttattaaaaatataaaaaatatataatttaatttaaaattttaaaaataacatgttataattaatttattttataattttaaacaaattatattaaaataataaaataaattatgataattatatttaataacattttattattttgttaattccTTTTTACATTttggattttattattattttttatttaattaaaaatagtaacaatttaataaatattttatattatatatatatatatatatatttcaaatttaaaaatcacgtaaaaaaaatatatttgatattttctttattctgtatttgaaaaagataaattaacttttgttattatgtaattattagttaaaattttgaattgttgctttattattatattgtatttattttaatatatataatttattttaaatgatatttattttcctttttttaattaatttttttaaaaattaatagttttttaaaatatatgtttaagtatttataatttattgtattttgttCGTCTAACATACTATGTGTGGTCTATTCCTAGTATAACCACTTGAATTAGATACTCTAATGTTTTTTGGTTgaacttttaatatatttatcacaATTTATGTATAGTGAAATTTAGTATAGATTTTCATCTCATGATACCATTGGTGAGATATCATAAACTATTACATGTGAGTTATCTTTTTGCATTTTCTTTACttatttttcatattacttgtttAAAATCGCCGTTGAATTTCGTGGTTGTTTTTGGAGAAGCATTTCAAGCAAACTTGAGCATAGTGCAAGCAAGTATCACCTAATTAGTTTccatttaaattgtttttatcatttGTTATAGATAGCATGTTACCTTTAAAAATTTAAGACTTCCAtataaaatggttaatataattttcttatagTTAGTAGATATGacataattaaaaagttttgtttagaaaaaaattcaTCCTTCTATTCTTTTTTGTCATCTTAAgcattattttttctaaattcaagTTCTTTATTGTTGCTAATAAGTCTGTACCAAGAGCCATCATCTCAATAACTAAATCCTTGTGACAATGATTGAATGTTTGCATCCATTAATAGGTCATTgtctacataaataaattaagtgtaTTAACTAACttcataaaatgaaaataagagagaaaactCGACATGAAAAAAGTTATCCTTGTAGCAATTTTGGAAAAGAgttctttttcatatttttcattcttcCCTTGAGTTCATATCCACCAACTATCTTCATTGTCATTTTGTCAATCTTTTCTCAGTTCATATCCACCAACTATATTGATCCCACTATAAAgaacattaaaattatcattaaaccttaacaaaaatatcaattaaaacaatGAAATAACTATCATGAAAATTTACATACCAAAGCTCCAAGTAAATCATGTGTTTGAATTAATCCTAGAATATTTTCATTAGAAGACAAGTTCCAAAGTACAATAGCAGCTTCTTGTCTGTATACACCAAAAATAACATTCACAAATTTACAAAGAATATAAAGTTAacttaattcttttaatttttatttataaaacacgTGTTGCATGTAATTGAATATCAATACCTCACATTATCGAGGGGCGAGAGGATGAGTTGTTCGAGTCTTTGAAAGAGACCATGTTCTAGTTCTATGTTTTCACAATTCGAATACCCAATTCCCGCCAAATTAGCAAATGCCAGAACAGcctgaaaaaaaattatagtatatatTAAACATCTATAATATTTATACCATTATGCATTAGTCTagcaaaaaaaaactaatttattttaataatctaacaATTAACCAGCAACCTTTTCCAACACTGAACTAGACATGCACTCCTGAGTAAGGATTGAAAGTGCCTTTAAACCACCATTTTTAATAATCTCAGTGCTTATTTTTTCATCAGATGCCATGTTTGCTAATGTTTCAGCAACATTTTTCTGTAGAGAAATTCTTATAAGAAAATAGTAAAGAgtaaattagtaaaaataaaatttagtgaGAATAGAGAAGATTATATACCAACACCCTCTTACTAATTTGACTTGAATTTGACCATTTGTAAAGAAGGCTGATCAAAACATCTATACCACCACACTCACAAATAATGATCTAGAAAAATAAAactcatatattataaaattttaattaatcaaaatattttttaattaaaaataattgtatattaccTTATTTGCATCAAGTTCAGACAAACTCTTTAGTGCTCTAGTAGTCTCTTCAACTACTATTTTATTTCTTGAATTAACCATGTTAAAACAAACTTGTATACCTCTTTCTTTTCCAATTACACTTGAAATTGTGTAATCCCAACCCAAAATAAATATCAcctgtaattataatttttgaaaataattaacaaaatctttCGACAACATAAAAAGTATGTTcgaaactaaattaaatatattacctTAGCCACATCTATTTGCACATTCTCGTTAGACGATTTCcctaaatttaaaagaaattttattcCACCGCCGTCTACAATTGCATTTGATCGAccaatatataatgatttttcttcttcatcaataaTCAAGAATTTTGCAAGTACTCTAATTGCTCTCTCTTGGACATCTTCTTGTgaactttttaataaataggtcACTAAATGTGCTCCTTGGTTGTCCCAAAAAAATCCAACTTGTGAAAGTGTTGATtcaattatttgaatgattGAATGCGATAAGACTTGTTCAATCCATGCCATAACATTATCTTCATGGTTAAGAGCCGGAGACAACGACATAGGTACGGGTACGCGAGTCAACATGGTTATCAACTCTATACCCATGACATTGTTAGGGTTAAAATTGGTATCATTTTCAAGAGCTTGACATTTTATAGCACACAAAACTTTTAATGTAAGGGAACAGGAGAGTAACTTAGAAATACCCcttgaattaatttttgttcTAGAAACATCCAAAGCTATCAAGTTTGGAAACTTAATCAACTGCTCAATAACTTCATCTGACTCCAGTTTATCTGATCCAGCAAGAGAAAGAAATCGAACCGAAACTATATTCGTCAGCGCTTCAAAATCTAACCCCGAACAATCCATGAAGGCGACATTTATCAAACGTTGACAATTGCTAGCTAGAGTATGAATGGCTTCTGACCTAATGTAATTAACACTATAAAGCCAAAGTTTCTTAAGATTGGGACAGCATAAACCAATTGCTTTGATTCCATCACAATTAATATGTCTACCCCATTGTGGACCGAGTTGGATGGTTTCAAGCATCTCATGCCTAGCTACAATAATTGATAAAGTAACATCAACATTGAAAGCATAATTATAATCACTGAAGTTAGTGTTTAACTCAACTAAATTATTGGCTTTGAGACTAATTATAACCTCCTCAGACTCAATACCTTCAAACCAGAGTTTTTGAAGAGAGCCACACCTATTCGAAAGCGAATTAGCCGTTGAGATATCTAATTTGTGTGATCGAAGATCGAGTGATTGCCATAAACATGGAGAAGCGCCTAAAGACCGCCATCTTCGACAAACAGATGACAAACTAGCTCGGTCGCGATAAGTCAGCatagaaaacaaattaataattgtattatAAGGTAACTCACTCCAATCTGGTGATGAACTAAGGTTTTCATCTCCAGAAATCAAATCCATCTCTATACAGTTGTTCTTCGTACGGATCAAAagtatctattatatatatatatatatatacctataatattatatgtatattatatactaTAAAATTGGAATGAATAATGAGATTTTGTCCTATTATTTTGTACTTAATATTTGACTAAATTGAGTATATTTTGAAATCCtataaaatttggaaaaaatatcttaaaataagataataaaatttggaagatttcaaaatattaggTATCAaaccttttaatttttttttaaaattcataatttatatatatatatatatataccaaaccttttaattttttttttaaattcataatttctatatatatatatatatatttgacttcttcttttaatcaaactaaatatatatatataaatatttaaactcaCCCTCTATAAATCACTAAATTTATGGCATtccttatatattatttttttctcattatatatatatatatatatattatatatatatattatatatatattatattttctcaatatttatttttatatttatatctataatattattaaaaatattttctctatctcatttatttcttaaaatgtataatatatatatatatatatatatatatatatatatatatatatatatatatatatatatatatatatatatatatccacctctcgtaagtatatatataatcctctatatataatataataaatgtatatctttatttatcaatttatttttattatttcatattttatttaacaattttttttaaaaaaagtataataaataaattctttttctttattaaaaattatatatatatattatattatattctcattaatattttatatatttatatatacttaatatattgaatttataaatgttattctCTTctattctaattaatatatatatatatagaaatgattaggtgagggaatttggtgagagaatgacgtggcataattaaaaaatcaaataatttctcttttttctctctttcctccgacttttacattttccaatgaaggtgatgccacgtcattccctcactaaattccctctctctatcactcctcatatatatatatttataaattatctctttattaattatttctatatttatatctaattttttcttattaatttatatatatatatatatttatttatttttatttcttgaaaatatatattaacttttttttataaacatacatagacaaaatatatatataataataatttcataataacattatttttaaatattatttgctcaataatttttatatttgtgtatatatgttatttatatttttttatattaatttattatatatatatatatatacatatttatataatatctttaataattttatatttatattatagtatatatattgtcTCTCCAtatttacttaatatatatatatatatatataataataataataataataattttatatcatattgGTTAAATGAGTTAGGATTTAGGATGACGTGTAATCtagtttaaaacataaaatattttttttagtttctctttctctttacattattttcttttttagatCAAGGATGAAACATCATTGTGTAATCTggtttaaaacataaaatattttttctagtttttctatttgtttacattattttctttttaagatcAAGGATGAAACATCATTCTCTTATATCactcctataatatatatacaccaAAAATGGAAAAcataagtttaaataaaataataaaattttgaagatttcaaaatattaattaccaaatattttattttatttaaaaaaaaatcataatttcaaaatattaggTACCAAACtccaaacattttttttttaaatcatagtttcttttatattatttatatttttttattaatttattatatatatatacatatttatataatctctctttattaattttatatttatattatatactgTCTCTccttatttacttattatatatataataataataatttcataaaataatatataaatatataatatatatatatatatatatataaaataacatcataaaatatgtaaaaaaacatttatacatatttattttaccttatttctatccataaataaaaatatatatatatatataataattaaaatatatatatatattatatatatttatttttattaattatcttacctgcttaatttttagtttttttttttttgttttttctaaattttatctagtatattaaattttattttatgaattttatgtaatgaatttataatattattatatttgttttacaaaaatatCTTTTAGGAAGGTAAGCAAAAACAATCAAACCATTTAAACCGTATCCAACGATCTTAACCAAACCAAAAATCAACTGAATAATTGACCATTTATAAAATGGTCAAATTAAAGTCAACGATTCAATTGTTAAGCTTAGTGACGGTCAAGTTGTCAAACAACCTAACCtatcaatttcaaaattaatataacatagttgatataaatttttcacaacaaattttatttaataataatattttggaagAATAAAAGAATTAATCTTCTAACAAACGAAATAAATTGAAACCAAccctcaaattaattatgtacAAACCTACCTACTGACAGCTCACCTAGACTAACCTATCAATTTCAAAGCTAATATAACATagttgatatatttttttcaaaacaaattttatttaaaaataatattttgaaacgAATAAAAGAATTAATCTTCTAACTAGCAAATAAATTGAAACCAACcctcaaaattaattttctacaAACCTATCGACCATACCGTGCACATCCTAATTCTTGAAACATCTTTAAGGACACATAAAAAATTGTGGTCCGCGATCTTAATGAACTCATGGGTGATATGCgactaataataatactatacaCGTATTCAAAACGTTGAGCAAACGTTGAGCTACACAACACGTCCATTCTTATTTAcctaattttttctttcattttttaaataaaaatatatcataaaataaaatatattacatcaaCTCTaacttaaaacataaataa is drawn from Impatiens glandulifera chromosome 3, dImpGla2.1, whole genome shotgun sequence and contains these coding sequences:
- the LOC124929960 gene encoding protein ARABIDILLO 2-like; the encoded protein is MDLISGDENLSSSPDWSELPYNTIINLFSMLTYRDRASLSSVCRRWRSLGASPCLWQSLDLRSHKLDISTANSLSNRCGSLQKLWFEGIESEEVIISLKANNLVELNTNFSDYNYAFNVDVTLSIIVARHEMLETIQLGPQWGRHINCDGIKAIGLCCPNLKKLWLYSVNYIRSEAIHTLASNCQRLINVAFMDCSGLDFEALTNIVSVRFLSLAGSDKLESDEVIEQLIKFPNLIALDVSRTKINSRGISKLLSCSLTLKVLCAIKCQALENDTNFNPNNVMGIELITMLTRVPVPMSLSPALNHEDNVMAWIEQVLSHSIIQIIESTLSQVGFFWDNQGAHLVTYLLKSSQEDVQERAIRVLAKFLIIDEEEKSLYIGRSNAIVDGGGIKFLLNLGKSSNENVQIDVAKVIFILGWDYTISSVIGKERGIQVCFNMVNSRNKIVVEETTRALKSLSELDANKKNVAETLANMASDEKISTEIIKNGGLKALSILTQECMSSSVLEKAVLAFANLAGIGYSNCENIELEHGLFQRLEQLILSPLDNVRQEAAIVLWNLSSNENILGLIQTHDLLGALWDQYSWWI